One Luteolibacter flavescens genomic region harbors:
- a CDS encoding DUF6361 family protein — MSLFTWLDYSERDRRKMLEVVDLFKERDTRDELGLGSVRDSFADQLFPGTSTIMTRARYFLLVAWTYHDLEEKKVGSAAIAARGRKAETELIEAIERSEDKDGNIGKYARTALKRLPSSVYWQGLGVWGIRTFRGSLAQYQRSLDRHYSLRLRHGRRSEERDQEHDDLAASNWHGGLIEPPKDFPGTCSLRLSRAEAEYLRERIRLSHPCAGSLLAELAANPRQVNKVDFVWEHPDFASFSLANRNLVNHAQVFSEIMHGAALLYNLILAEQSDWSEGTNDYRDRMEEWAQKVQARMAAFEEWDRTLFWEQAHHGNLRIHPGARDFINAWWDLVLKHQPAKLASLQSARTLIGERERRLKKSLARIDNPRARELWNREAGSAQLEFRWVNSRRILKDIFNGLEASHA; from the coding sequence ATGTCATTATTTACTTGGCTCGACTATTCCGAACGAGACCGGCGCAAGATGCTTGAAGTCGTCGATCTCTTCAAAGAGCGAGATACCCGGGACGAGCTGGGATTGGGCTCCGTTCGCGACTCCTTCGCAGACCAGCTTTTCCCGGGGACGAGCACTATCATGACCCGTGCTCGCTACTTCCTTTTGGTGGCTTGGACTTACCATGACCTGGAGGAAAAGAAGGTTGGTTCTGCAGCTATTGCCGCCCGCGGGCGCAAAGCTGAAACGGAGTTGATTGAGGCGATCGAACGATCGGAAGACAAGGACGGCAACATCGGCAAGTATGCCCGGACTGCCCTGAAGCGGCTTCCCAGCAGCGTCTATTGGCAAGGCCTCGGCGTTTGGGGCATCAGAACCTTCCGCGGCTCGCTAGCCCAGTATCAGCGAAGTCTTGATCGCCATTACTCGCTTCGCCTCCGCCATGGTCGCCGCAGTGAAGAACGAGACCAGGAGCATGACGACCTTGCCGCATCGAATTGGCATGGCGGACTGATTGAGCCACCAAAGGATTTCCCGGGAACTTGTTCACTCCGTCTTTCGCGGGCGGAAGCAGAGTATCTTCGAGAAAGGATTCGCCTAAGCCATCCTTGCGCGGGATCTCTGCTCGCAGAACTCGCAGCCAATCCGCGACAGGTGAACAAGGTGGACTTTGTCTGGGAGCACCCGGATTTCGCTTCCTTCTCGCTGGCGAACCGGAACTTGGTGAACCATGCACAGGTCTTCTCGGAAATCATGCACGGTGCCGCCCTTCTCTATAACCTTATCCTGGCAGAGCAGTCGGATTGGAGTGAGGGAACCAACGACTACCGAGACCGGATGGAGGAATGGGCGCAAAAGGTGCAGGCCCGTATGGCTGCCTTCGAAGAATGGGATCGAACCTTGTTCTGGGAGCAGGCCCATCACGGAAATCTGAGAATCCATCCTGGAGCACGGGATTTCATCAATGCTTGGTGGGATCTGGTCCTGAAGCATCAGCCGGCCAAGCTGGCATCCCTGCAGAGCGCACGCACCCTCATTGGGGAGCGGGAACGGCGGTTGAAGAAGAGCCTTGCCCGGATTGATAACCCGCGCGCAAGAGAGTTGTGGAATAGAGAGGCCGGCTCCGCGCAGCTGGAGTTCCGCTGGGTCAATAGCAGGCGGATTCTAAAGGATATCTTCAATGGACTGGAGGCGAGCCATGCTTAG